One segment of Synchiropus splendidus isolate RoL2022-P1 chromosome 4, RoL_Sspl_1.0, whole genome shotgun sequence DNA contains the following:
- the th2 gene encoding tyrosine hydroxylase 2, whose amino-acid sequence MKTDNGVPPPAPSAGRKQSLIEDARRERGSGSTGSPGPSKFGDGPVFEEKEGRVTLNVLFALGNEKNGGFFKTGKIFETFEAKLIHIESRHKYKNSPCELEFYMKCEVNSSDLDVFINSLKRVVDDVSCVHEEKIPWFPRHIKDLNKCNLLITKFNPDMDELHPGYSDPEYRKRRAFISELAFKYNHGDPLPIVHYTAEEIATWREVYQNLRSIYPLLACRQFLDGLQQLERECGYGEDRIPQLRDVSAFLKEKTGFQLRPVAGLLSARDFLASLAFRVFQCTQYIRHSSAPMHSPEPDCCHELIGHIPMLADKEFAQFSQEIGLASLGASNEDIEKLSTLYWFTVEFGLCRQNGVVKAYGAGLLSSYGELVYALSNEPEYKPFNPEETAVQPYQDQTFQPLYFVSESFEDAKLKLRRYSATIRRPFAVRYDPFTCSIEVLDQPCKIQSALSQTREDLKTLQCALEKISSS is encoded by the exons ATGAAGACGGACAACGGAGTCCCACCACCTGCTCCATCCGCGGGGAGGAAGCAGAGCCTGATCGAGGATGCTCGGCGCGAGAGAGGCAGCGGCTCCACGGGCTCCCCGGGACCTTCCAAGTTCGGAGACGGCCCCGTGTTCGAAGAGAAGGAAGGGAGAGTGACTTTGAACGTCCTGTTTGCGCTGGGCAACGAGAAAAACGGGGGATTCTTCAAAACAGGAAAGATATTCGAG ACATTTGAAGCCAAACTTATTCACATTGAAAGCAGGCACAAGTACAAGAATAGCCCGTGTGAACTGGAGTTTTACATGAAGTGTGAAGTCAACAGCTCAGACCTGGATGTGTTTATCAATTCACTGAAGCGAGTGGTGGATGACGTGAGCTGCGTGCACGAAGAAAAAA TTCCCTGGTTTCCTCGACACATAAAGGATCTGAACAAATGCAACCTGCTGATAACCAAATTTAATCCAGACATGGATGAGCTTCATCCT GGTTACAGTGATCCAGAATACAGGAAGCGACGGGCTTTCATCTCAGAACTGGCCTTTAAATACAATCA cggcGATCCACTACCAATTGTGCATTACACGGCCGAGGAAATAGCCACCTG GAGAGAGGTGTACCAAAATCTCCGCAGCATCTATCCCCTCCTCGCTTGTCGGCAGTTTCTGGATggactgcagcagctggagagagagTGTGGGTACGGGGAGGACCGCATCCCTCAGCTCCGAGATGTTTCTGCCTTCCTCAAAG AGAAAACTGGCTTCCAGCTCCGTCCAGTAGCCGGCCTGCTGTCAGCCAGAGACTTCCTCGCCAGTTTGGCCTTCAGGGTGTTCCAGTGCACACAGTACATCCGTCACTCCTCTGCACCCATGCACTCTCCTGAACC GGACTGCTGTCACGAGCTGATTGGTCACATCCCCATGTTGGCAGACAAAGAGTTTGCTCAGTTCTCTCAG GAGATTGGACTCGCCTCTCTTGGAGCTTCCAATGAAGATATAGAGAAACTGTCTACA TTATACTGGTTCACAGTGGAGTTTGGCCTCTGCAGACAAAACGGTGTGGTGAAAGCTTACGGTGCCGGGCTCCTCTCGTCTTATGGAGAACTTGTT TATGCTCTATCCAACGAACCAGAGTACAAACCCTTCAATCCTGAAGAGACAGCAGTCCAGCCGTACCAGGACCAAACCTTCCAACCGCTTTACTTTGTGTctgaaagctttgaagatgcaaAGCTGAAGTTGAG gagGTATTCCGCAACCATCAGACGCCCGTTTGCTGTGCGCTATGACCCCTTCACCTGCAGCATTGAGGTCCTCGATCAGCCCTGTAAGATCCAGAGTGCTCTGAGCCAAACAAGGGAGGACCTGAAGACCCTGCAGTGCGCTCTGGAGAAGATAAGCTCCTCCTAG
- the nup37 gene encoding nucleoporin Nup37 isoform X2: MLSIHSVLFTVVMFSQLSSHLVTVAMPMNKMDDSITETERLGSLLGNDPGDETVESPNLTLERNGEKRPRIIVISDMRLNGHSVPVLTAAFSRGLPLMTDRRVSRLPADNHLKINRRDTDLDVFSLWIHTMQEDSSRSPTYTVACDDYIHVVEFSPFSSGTPLSLLAYGGNQYVVVSTCLFPEEDMEIEGVDFNVLNAFYHELRVDAIAWSPESRLDGIPTIRFCTAAGDGKLRLFTSDLQDRQEVKLMEGHTSYINHLVFEPTEGKQIASVSDDHTCRVWDWEANESIALRLRSPGVSVCWHPEEVFKLMVAEKKGTIRFYDLVNQQAILSLDCGQSPLMSADWCLINTIKVGAVAGNDWLIWDTTRSSYPQEKRPAHVDKARLFKWSRANEKLFATTGCPGKINSQLLIHHLSHQQPVTIGSVSVGSGLSWHRTLPLCVIGGDRKLCFWMTEM; this comes from the exons ATGCTGTCCATTCACTCTGTACTGTTCACTGTGGTGATGTTCTCGCAGTTGAGCAGCCACTTGGTCACTGTGGCCATGCCGATGAATAAAATGGATGACAGCATCACAGAGACCGAGAGGCTGGGATCGTTGCTCGGCAATGATCCAGGGGATGAAACTGTCGAGAGTCCAAACCTCACCCTGGAAAGGAATGGCGAAAAGAGACCAAGAATCATTGTCATCTCG GATATGAGGCTGAACGGACACAGTGTTCCTGTACTGACCGCAGCATTTAGCCGAGGTCTTCCTCTGATGACCGACCGTAGAGTCAGCAGATTGCCAGCAGACAACCATTTAAAGATTAATCGCAGAGACACTGACTTGGATG TCTTCTCCCTCTGGATACACACCATGCAGGAGGATTCCAGCCGCAGTCCCACCTACACCGTGGCATGTGATGACTACATCCATGTTGTAGAGTTCAGTCCTTTTAGCTCTGGTACACCTTTGTCTCTACTTGCCTATGGCGGAAACCAGTATGTGGTGGTATCTACCTGCCTATTTCCA GAAGAAGATATGGAGATTGAAGGAGTTGACTTCAATGTTCTTAATGCTTTCTATCATGAACTAAGAGTGGACGCTATAGCTTGGAGCCCTGAGTCACGGCTGGATGGGATACCAACCATCAG GTTCTGCACCGCTGCAGGTGACGGAAAGCTCCGCCTCTTTACATCCGATCTTCAGGATAGGCAGGAAGTCAAG TTGATGGAGGGCCACACCAGCTACATTAACCATTTGGTGTTTGAACCCACAGAGGggaaacaaatcgcttctgtcAGTGATGACCACACTTGCAG AGTCTGGGACTGGGAAGCAAATGAAAGCATTGCTCTACGGCTCCGCTCTCCCGGGGTCAGTGTCTGTTGGCACCCAGAGGAAGTCTTCAAG TTAATGGTTGCAGAGAAAAAGGGCACGATTCGCTTCTACGACCTGGTGAACCAGCAGGCCATCCTATCTCTGGACTGTGGCCAGTCACCTCTCATGTCAGCGGACTGGTGTCTCATCAACACCATCAAAGTCGGCGCTGTTGCAGGAAACGACTGGCTGATCTGGGACACGACTCGCTCCAG TTACCCCCAGGAGAAAAGACCAGCTCATGTCGACAAGGCACGGTTGTTCAA GTGGTCTAGGGCCAACGAGAAACTCTTTGCCACCACTGGATGTCCTGGGAAGATTAACAGTCAGCTGCTTATCCACCACCTCAGTCACCAGCAG CCAGTTACCATTGGGTCAGTCAGTGTGGGCTCAGGCCTCAGCTGGCACCGGACACTCCCACTCTGTGTGATTGGGGGCGATAGAAAACTTTGCTTTTGGATGACTGAGATGTAG
- the nup37 gene encoding nucleoporin Nup37 isoform X1: MQEDSSRSPTYTVACDDYIHVVEFSPFSSGTPLSLLAYGGNQYVVVSTCLFPEEDMEIEGVDFNVLNAFYHELRVDAIAWSPESRLDGIPTIRFCTAAGDGKLRLFTSDLQDRQEVKLMEGHTSYINHLVFEPTEGKQIASVSDDHTCRVWDWEANESIALRLRSPGVSVCWHPEEVFKLMVAEKKGTIRFYDLVNQQAILSLDCGQSPLMSADWCLINTIKVGAVAGNDWLIWDTTRSSYPQEKRPAHVDKARLFKWSRANEKLFATTGCPGKINSQLLIHHLSHQQPVTIGSVSVGSGLSWHRTLPLCVIGGDRKLCFWMTEM, encoded by the exons ATGCAGGAGGATTCCAGCCGCAGTCCCACCTACACCGTGGCATGTGATGACTACATCCATGTTGTAGAGTTCAGTCCTTTTAGCTCTGGTACACCTTTGTCTCTACTTGCCTATGGCGGAAACCAGTATGTGGTGGTATCTACCTGCCTATTTCCA GAAGAAGATATGGAGATTGAAGGAGTTGACTTCAATGTTCTTAATGCTTTCTATCATGAACTAAGAGTGGACGCTATAGCTTGGAGCCCTGAGTCACGGCTGGATGGGATACCAACCATCAG GTTCTGCACCGCTGCAGGTGACGGAAAGCTCCGCCTCTTTACATCCGATCTTCAGGATAGGCAGGAAGTCAAG TTGATGGAGGGCCACACCAGCTACATTAACCATTTGGTGTTTGAACCCACAGAGGggaaacaaatcgcttctgtcAGTGATGACCACACTTGCAG AGTCTGGGACTGGGAAGCAAATGAAAGCATTGCTCTACGGCTCCGCTCTCCCGGGGTCAGTGTCTGTTGGCACCCAGAGGAAGTCTTCAAG TTAATGGTTGCAGAGAAAAAGGGCACGATTCGCTTCTACGACCTGGTGAACCAGCAGGCCATCCTATCTCTGGACTGTGGCCAGTCACCTCTCATGTCAGCGGACTGGTGTCTCATCAACACCATCAAAGTCGGCGCTGTTGCAGGAAACGACTGGCTGATCTGGGACACGACTCGCTCCAG TTACCCCCAGGAGAAAAGACCAGCTCATGTCGACAAGGCACGGTTGTTCAA GTGGTCTAGGGCCAACGAGAAACTCTTTGCCACCACTGGATGTCCTGGGAAGATTAACAGTCAGCTGCTTATCCACCACCTCAGTCACCAGCAG CCAGTTACCATTGGGTCAGTCAGTGTGGGCTCAGGCCTCAGCTGGCACCGGACACTCCCACTCTGTGTGATTGGGGGCGATAGAAAACTTTGCTTTTGGATGACTGAGATGTAG
- the parpbp gene encoding PCNA-interacting partner codes for MENVEISFMKMVKTFRRECHRVSRSERTTVHGPDNMLMVLQLAIADVNKKQSGEFKVALSDVLNAWKHLLLDKLHLQPPDCAHLENYDLIRETYESFLKRSNTMDLVDLFFKYQQLKLVSDPDESLSPTQVFEFLSGNNGLLESSDSSVPSTPSKHCIAKVNAAVRKVFCSYLSLLVNTKNDLAVALTLDVPSRALGHQTFTDIKYAARKNNTSLFLAVTSFVRAIQLGGKGYAPPQEDPLRKHVKGLSEYVQFIDNLEEILGEVPDPSICGARLVSAIKSALVKGCCNGDAVKSAAEEMGKQLTDRICQLHELQKRSANVSGTGISPARPKAYAVNHATAYGGRDTVKVLLALLDEEALAPPCQNKADLLSEDQPTLNGAQAICVLSLFRSPEVSTGSSPEPLKNRVRSRLDLIKPKPTEKLIRSQFACTYNDEELPLNRVLDFPSTSQVPTCVHPAPKITPRVAEKDEAKSSQCSELIGAQQGTVLGARSGNGQKQGVGVGSRKKTAPQEQGKGSKRKQADSGHIRGSENEPPRKRPLCTKSVNNALNKKKLIAGQGKLTSFFRV; via the exons ATGGAGAATGTCGAAATTAGTTTCATGAAGATGGTGAAGACCTTCAGAAGAGAGTGCCACCGGGTTTCACGGTCTGAGAGGACCACCGTCCATGGACCAGATAACATGCTGATGGTGCTGCAGCTGGCCATAGCAGATGTCAACAAGAAG CAAAGTGGAGAGTTCAAAGTAGCTCTGAGTGATGTCCTGAATGCCTGGAAACACTTATTGCTTGACAAACTTCACCTGCAACCCCCCGACTGTGCACACTTGGAGAACTATGATCTCATCCGGGAAACGTATGAATCTTTCCTGAAGCGCTCCAACACCATGGATCTGGTCGATCTCTTCTTTAAGTACCAACAACTGAAATTAGTGTCTGACCCAGATGAGTCTTTGAGCCCA ACCCAGGTGTTTGAATTCTTATCAGGCAACAATGGACTCTTGGAGTCTTCCGACTCCTCTGTGCCATCAACACCGTCTAAACACTGTATTGCAAAG GTGAATGCAGCGGTCCGAAAGGTTTTCTGCTCCTACCTCAGTTTGCTTGTGAATACCAAAAATGACTTGGCGGTGGCACTGACCCTTGATGTTCCCAGCCGGGCACTTGGGCATCAGACGTTTACCGACATCAAATATGCAGCACggaaaaacaacacatcacTGTTTTTG GCTGTGACATCTTTTGTGAGAGCTATCCAGCTCGGAGGGAAGGGCTACGCTCCTCCTCAGGAAGACCCTTTAAGGAAACACGTCAAAGGCCTCTCAGAATATGTACAGTTCATTGACAACCTGGAGGAGATTCTGGGTGAAGTTCCTGACCCAAG tatttgtGGAGCAAGACTAGTTTCAGCCATCAAATCTGCACTTGTGAAAGGATGCTGTAATGGAGATGCAGTAAAATCTGCTGCAGAGGAAATGGGCAAGCAGCTGACGGACAGAATCTGCCAATTACATGAACTCCAGAAACGGTCGGCTAATGTAAGCGGGACAGGAATAAGTCCAGCAAGG CCCAAGGCGTATGCAGTTAACCATGCCACTGCGTACGGCGGTAGAGACACTGTGAAAGTGCTGTTGGCATTGCTGGATGAAGAAGCCCTCGCACCTCCTTGTCAAAATAAGGCAGATCTGTTGTCTGAGGATCAGCCCACACTGAATGGAGCTCAGGCCATCTGTGTTCTCTCATTGTTCAG GTCCCCTGAAGTGTCCACTGGATCATCTCCAGAGCCTCTGAAGAACAGGGTCCGGAGCCGACTAGACCTAATCAAACCCAAG CCCACAGAAAAACTGATCCGATCCCAGTTTGCCTGCACATACAACGATGAGGAACTACCACTTAACCGTGTCCTGGACTTTCCCAGTACAAGCCAAGTGCCCACCTGCGTTCACCCAGCACCCAAAATCACTCCAAGAGTAGCTGaaaaagatgaag CCAAGTCCTCACAATGCAGTGAGTTGATTGGTGCACAGCAAGGAACCGTTCTGGGAGCAAGAAGTGGAAATGGCCAGAAGCAAGGTGTCGGCGTAGGAAGCAGGAAAAAAACTGCACCACAAGAGCAGGGCAAGGGCAGTAAGCGGAAACAAGCAGACTCTGGGCATATTAGGGGGTCCGAAAATGAGCCCCCTCGAAAGAGACCTCTCTGTACCAAGTCTGTAAACAACGCCTTGAACAAGAAGAAGCTGATAGCTGGACAGGGGAAGTTGACCAGCTTCTTCAGGGTCTGA